CGATGTTCTGAGACCCAATCCAGGGGACACTAGCAAATTGTAAATACCGGCAGGTTTTTTCTTTCTCTGAGGTCGGCTTGGGCCTCTAGGTAGAATTTCTTAACTTCTCTACATCTACTTAGCCAAAACTCGTCCTCCCCCCTCTCGGCCTCGAGCACAAGCACCGCGGCCCTCGCCACGTATTCAAGCCGCGCGTAGAAGTCCTCCGGGGGGTTCGGCAACTCCACCCCCACAGCCTTGGCGTACTCCACGATGAGGAAGGGGCGCCTCACCGCCTCCCAGAGGAAGTCGTAGAAGCTCACAGATCTATCGGCACGGCGACGCCTCTCTCCACAAGTGTAAGCGGCCGGAATTTCAAAAGACTGTGGTCGTCGCCGCCTCCCCCATATACGTACTCCTCCTCTAGTAGTTCTCTGTCTATGTAGACTGGTATGGGGAGGACGGGGGGAACCCCGCCGACGGCGTAGCCGGTGACGCTGAGTACCTCCTCGGGGGTGGCCATGCGGCACCCGAGTCTTTCTAAATCGAGTTTCTTGACGCCTCGGAGTACGTAGGCCCTGTACTCGCCGCCGCAGTTAACAACGAGGGTCTTTATAATTCTGCTCTCGTCTACGCCCACAGCCTTGGCCGCTTGTCTTACTGTACGCACAGGCTCCCCCAGCCTTATCAGTTGTCCAAACTCCTCTAGAGCCGGTCGTCCCGCGCCGAGGCTCATATATCGACGACGTACTGCAACACCCAGTAGTCCCCCACCTTCCTTATCTCCATCATGTGGAAAGTCATGGCCTTCACGATGAGGCCCGTGAAGCCGTGCTTCTCAATGTCGTACCGCTCGCCGTATACCGTCGCTCTTACGACGTATTTCTCGCCCTTATCCACGCTCAGCTCAATCTTTCTGCTCAAGGCAAATTTCTCGGCATCGAATAGGTAGAGGAGCTCATCAATCCACTTGAACAAGAGGCCCTCCAAGTCGTCGTACTCGATCACCACTGACCTGCTCTCCCTTGGCTCTACCCGCTGGCTGTGGTACGTCAAGTCGGCGAGGGCCACCGCGGCGTTTTTAAACGCCTCCTCTAAGGTACAGCCGAAGGCCTGCACCAAGACGTCGGCTGTGTGCTCGCCGTATCTATAGTCGCCGGGCTTGCCGCAGGTCACAGCTCCCGTGGAGATATCTGTTTTAAATCGTTAATCTCGTCGTAGTTATGAAAATCCAGGTAGCTCTCGACTTGGTGGATCTTAGAAAGGCGGTGGAGCTGACAAGGGAGCTCTGCGAGGCGGGGCTGGAGGTGGTGGAGGCGGGGACCCCCCTCATTAAGATGTTCGGGATGCCCGCGGTAAGCGCCTTGAAGACCGCGTGCCCCAGAGCCGAGGTTGTGGCCGACTTGAAAACCGCCGACGTGGGGAGCCTCGAGGCGAGGATGGCTAGGGAGTTCGGCGCGGACTGGGGCACCGTCCTCGGCGCCACCAATATAGAGACTATAGAGGAGTTTGTGAGGGAGGGCAGAGCCGTCGGCCTTAAGTCGGCGGTGGATCTAATCGGCGTCGGCGACCCGCTGAGCCGGGCGCGGGAGATCCTGCAGAAGGCGCGCCCCGACCTCTTCGTGGTGCACCTCGGCATAGACGTGCAGAGGAGGACAGGGCTCAGATTTGAAAATCTCCTCGAAGTGGCGTGGAGGCTGAGAGACGAAGGCGTCGGCGTGGCCATCGCCGGCGGCATCACCGAGCGGGAAGTGGAGCTAGTAGCTAGAAGCGGGAAGCTAATTGACGTTATAATAGTGGGGAGGGCTATCGTCGGCGACCCGTCGCCTAGAGCGAAATTTGTAATGATTAATAAAATTTTAAAACACACCAACGCCGTGGCTTTGTGAAAATAGTAGTTGTCGCTCTGCCGGGGAGCGGCAAGACTACAATAATGAATTTCATTAGACAACGACTACCAGACGTCAAGATCGTGAATTATGGAGATGTCATGTTTGAAATAGCCAAGCAGAGGTTCGGCATACAGCACAGAGACGAGATGAGGAAGAAGATTCCAGTAGAGGAATACCGGAAGATACAGGAGGAGGCCGCCGAGTACATAGCGTCTCTCCCCGGCGACGTGTTGATAGACACCCACGCTTCTATTAAAATCGGAGGGGGGTACTACCCCGGTCTGCCCGACAGGATAATCTCAAAGCTGAAGCCCGACGTAATTCTTCTGATTGAGTACGATCCAAAGGTCATTCTGGAGAGGAGGAGGAAAGATCCGGGGAGGTTTAGAGACGTGGAAAGCGAGGAGGAGATAGAAATGCAACAACAAGCCAATAGGCTATTTGCATTCGCCGCCGCGAACGCCGGCGAGAGTACGGTACATGTACTGAGTTTCAGAGGCCGCCCCGAGAGCAGACCTTTTGAACATGCAGAAGCCGCGGCTGACTACATCGCCAACCTTATTTTGAGA
The sequence above is drawn from the Pyrobaculum ferrireducens genome and encodes:
- a CDS encoding aminoacyl-tRNA deacylase, producing MSLGAGRPALEEFGQLIRLGEPVRTVRQAAKAVGVDESRIIKTLVVNCGGEYRAYVLRGVKKLDLERLGCRMATPEEVLSVTGYAVGGVPPVLPIPVYIDRELLEEEYVYGGGGDDHSLLKFRPLTLVERGVAVPIDL
- a CDS encoding orotidine 5'-phosphate decarboxylase / HUMPS family protein, translating into MKIQVALDLVDLRKAVELTRELCEAGLEVVEAGTPLIKMFGMPAVSALKTACPRAEVVADLKTADVGSLEARMAREFGADWGTVLGATNIETIEEFVREGRAVGLKSAVDLIGVGDPLSRAREILQKARPDLFVVHLGIDVQRRTGLRFENLLEVAWRLRDEGVGVAIAGGITEREVELVARSGKLIDVIIVGRAIVGDPSPRAKFVMINKILKHTNAVAL
- a CDS encoding adenylate kinase yields the protein MKIVVVALPGSGKTTIMNFIRQRLPDVKIVNYGDVMFEIAKQRFGIQHRDEMRKKIPVEEYRKIQEEAAEYIASLPGDVLIDTHASIKIGGGYYPGLPDRIISKLKPDVILLIEYDPKVILERRRKDPGRFRDVESEEEIEMQQQANRLFAFAAANAGESTVHVLSFRGRPESRPFEHAEAAADYIANLILRSRQKS
- a CDS encoding archease, with the protein product MTCGKPGDYRYGEHTADVLVQAFGCTLEEAFKNAAVALADLTYHSQRVEPRESRSVVIEYDDLEGLLFKWIDELLYLFDAEKFALSRKIELSVDKGEKYVVRATVYGERYDIEKHGFTGLIVKAMTFHMMEIRKVGDYWVLQYVVDI